One stretch of Poecilia reticulata strain Guanapo linkage group LG21, Guppy_female_1.0+MT, whole genome shotgun sequence DNA includes these proteins:
- the ak9 gene encoding adenylate kinase 9 isoform X2, protein MINTYIKTKTQEGIELLNILNEGKSVTNDEVVQLILDRINKPDVQHYGYVLSCLPYVTEDPQEIHDQIELIKNLKLTPDFIINIKCSDIDLVKRLSGLKQHPETGQLHNLTVWQQEEELLRKSKEQEMDDADEDYEEAEEQPLSMEIFEQMVWLPEYLPQNIFAKISTYKNILLRQLEDVFSEHNPIYLLELDGNDPPGELYLSVMARLETMAIKPVSVPILLSQHVEEELTDTISTEDLLRYMTSIRIVAPGFRWRRSRWGRICPVALKEGNIIQGEIDLCVGFQDKLYILSCQDAYHKFIANPRRYLLPPMPRPPCKVGIIGFSQAGKSTMCSLLAQHYGAVVLDLEELIKPFLAKADQERFEKLRDITTPAVKSMRKKKKSRESASVAMDNPQVTALVQQAIEDAKQMAIPPFEMYVNALKDRMEEIEKMNSNSEDKTGWVLDNFPKNLSEMDVIQQVGTLPDTIICLQDTDKHYIMQRVYEKNKESVDKEIEKRLQSQPCLRSETLFKEKEEESEAQSDLLAIIEEEEELPEGMEIDYASIPEMMEYREQIEIFETEWDQMQSNITVSHFDVEIGKKSPDDLLQEIVKKMERPFQYVAWEFSSVDLTEEEEDLEALALLEEEESEESEDEDDEEEDVELASRRLLGDTKYFCPVAFKRNNVLWPVTDKISAKYRERTYYFSTIEARYSFIENPGEFVAQGELLKPPPLRIFMLGARGSGKTTNGEWLAKQLGLFHIQFKEQLQMKIMAKTYNPVPSADEAVYLKSDTEYVEEQIRVEKGEEEETENRSGNLNIDEEMFLTEDELVIKAYLAEGEPLTNQVLDMVILPYFQEEPYKSVGFIMEGFPHDPEQVDFMLERQLFPDVVVVMEVEATDVQRRLLPGYLEKWRMLYHKHEEQIKLLQHLRQKNRDEMIAKRTAELIELQEADESRFTFRHQMKENEEEADDSTNMEEIDAILEVEFPETGFNEDIEEQETEEAATEWIEEEIEDRFEKDSANIMSVMELISEYHIPKLEFNASQKLEKIQNHMLHKIKPMITNRESLFLSCQHVSYRLSHNLLLYSYKLNSAFGCADPVEQYDEDIIHPIQWPLTSSYSLILSPFIYFFRTKENRSKFTLNPLKYLRQPTPTTSFPIKIAVTGPPKAGKTTVSKMFADKYGLARLSIGAAMRLVLNYKAHTNLAAEMKKYLTQGLVVPDELAVQCLGVALLSSVCSIRGYVLDGFPMTLHQVELMESQNIIPILVFELHISTVEVLLRGLSDKMNPNKPYLLHDSSEILHSWDSSYKKEVEHVRPYFQEQHQNWFMLDGSKNKWWLWKNILQQVDISMKCVNSYMKRRYSGKAACINRLCITPKELNSRIGEFGHYCPVCLALFHHLEDCSETADLTHAAEYKKLYYRLCGGNHLEIFLSNPDEFLAPCCPYNLPGPHLLPRKLTELQVKNKFPQQIELKGFCPVTFKDGNQRYEALVRGLMQYAVEYKEKLYIFETKEKQQKFMRMPELYCDQKLPCKVPPLDEPVPLTSLPTLGYLEQGVAEAVIKAMTAVGSLKPKYPFVSVKRSALVYVAFYLKAFNQKSTGCLRQKYKKKLASFEENCELITYLSSAMTGAYKPPGERPIDFDFKLNRFMALGAPGATDSL, encoded by the exons ATGATCAACACatacattaaaaccaaaacccAGGAAGGAATAGAG CTTCTGAACATCTTGAACGAGGGGAAAAGTGTCACAAACGATGAGGTTGTGCAGTTGATTCTTGACAGAATTAACAAGCCCGATGTTCAGCACTACG GCTACGTGCTGAGCTGCCTCCCTTATGTAACAGAAGATCCCCAAGAGATCCATGACCAGATTGAATTGATCAAAAACCTCAAGCTGACGCCAGATTTCATCATTAACATCAAG TGTTCAGACATTGACCTGGTCAAAAGGTTGTCTGGTCTGAAGCAGCATCCAGAAACTGGGCAGCTACACAACCTGACTGTTTGGCAACAGGAAGAGGAGCTTCTCAGGAAGAGCAAGGAACAGGAGATGGACGATGCTGACGAAGATTACGAGGAG gctgAGGAGCAACCCCTCTCTATGGAAATATTTGAACAGATGGTGTGGTTACCAGAATACCTGccccaaaatatttttgctaaaatcaGCACTTACAAGAACATCCTGCTTAGACAGTTGGAG GACGTTTTTTCAGAACACAACCCCATCTACCTCTTGGAACTAGACGGAAACGACCCACCTGGAGAACTGTACTTg TCTGTGATGGCTCGTCTTGAAACTATGGCTATAAAGCCTGTCTCTGTTCCAATCCTGCTCAGTCAACATGTTGAGGAAGAACTAACAGACACCATTTCCACA GAAGACCTTCTAAGATACATGACCTCCATCAGAATCGTGGCCCCTGGCTTTCGGTGGAGAAGAAGCCGCTGGGGTAGAATTTGTCCAGTTGCTCTGAAGGAGGGCAACATTATTCAAGGAGAGATAGATTTGTGTGTAGG CTTTCAGGACAAGTTGTACATACTTTCATGTCAGGACGCCTACCACAAGTTTATCGCAAATCCACGCAGGTACCTACTGCCTCCAATGCCCAGACCCCCTTGCAAGGTTGGCATCATTGGCTTTTCTCAGGCTGGAAAGAGCACCATGTGCAGTCTTCTAGCTCAGCACTACGGTGCTGTGGTGCTCGATTTAGAGGAGCTGATAAAGCCATTTTTAGCCAAGGCTGACCAGGAGAGGTTCGAAAAACTTAGAGACATCACAACACCTGCTGTAAAGAGtatgaggaagaagaagaaatcgcGAGAAAGCGCTTCAG TGGCGATGGATAATCCACAAGTAACTGCTCTGGTGCAACAAGCCATTGAGGACGCGAAACAAATGGCCATACCGCCCTTTGAAATGTATGTTAATGCTCTGAAAGATCGAATGGAAGAG ATAGAGAAAATGAACTCCAATTCTGAGGACAAAACAGGATGGGTGCTTGACAACTTTCCCAAGAATCTTTCTGAAATGGATGTCATTCAGCAAGTCGGAACCCTGCCAGACACAATCATCTGTCTCCAAGACACTGATAAACATTACA TAATGCAGAGAGTTTATGAGAAGAATAAGGAAAGCGTGGACAAAGAGATTGAGAAAAGATTACAGAGCCAACCGTGTCTGCGAAGTGAAACACTTTT caaagaaaaggaggaagaatcAGAGGCCCAGTCAGACCTACTGGCGATTATCGAAGAGGAAGAGG AATTACCAGAAGGTATGGAAATTGATTACGCCAGCATTCCAGAGATGATGGAGTATAGAGAGCAAATTGAGATATTTGAGACGGAGTGGGATCAAATGCAATCGAATATAACAGTAAGCCACTTCGATGTTGAGATTGGGAAAAAAAGCCCTGACGACTTGCTTCaagaaattgtcaaaaaaatggaaa GACCATTTCAGTATGTGGCTTGGGAGTTTTCTTCAGTTGACCTGACCGAGGAGGAAGAAGATCTGGAGGCCTTAGCATTACTCGAAGAAGAAGAGAGTGAGGAATCAGAAGATGAAGACGACGAGGAAGAGGAT GTTGAACTAGCAAGCAGGAGGTTGTTGGGCGACACCAAGTATTTCTGCCCTGTTGCCTTCAAAAGAAACAATGTCCTGTGGCCAGTGACTGACAAAATCTCAGCCAAGTACCGTGAAAGAACTTATTACTTCTCCACCATAGAGGCCAGATACTCCTTCATTGAAAATCCTGGCGAATTTGTTGCACAAGGAGAGCTCCTTAAG CCTCCTCCCTTGCGAATCTTTATGCTTGGCGCGAGAGGGTCAGGAAAAACGACTAATGGTGAATGGCTTGCAAAGCAACTCGGGCTTTTCCATATTCAGTTCAAAGAGCaactgcaaatgaaaattatggCCAAGACATATAACCCAGTTCCCTCTGCTGATGAGGCCGTGTACCTAAAAAGTGATACTGAGTATGTGGAGGAGCAAATAAGAGTAGAaaagggagaggaagaggaaacagaaaatagaTCTGGCAACTTGAACATTGATgag GAGATGTTTTTGACTGAAGACGAATTAGTCATCAAAGCCTACCTAGCCGAGGGAGAGCCATTGACTAATCAAGTTTTGGATATGGTTATTTTACCTTACTTTCAAGAAGAACCATACAA GTCTGTAGGCTTCATCATGGAGGGTTTCCCCCATGATCCTGAGCAGGTGGACTTCATGTTGGAACGACAGCTATTCCctgatgttgttgttgtcatgGAAGTTGAAGCAACAGATGTCCAAAGACGCCTGTTGCCAGGCTACCTTGAGAAGTGGCGCATGCTCTACCACAAGCATGAAGAACAGATAAAACTTCTGCAACATCTGCGGCAAAAAAATCGA GATGAAATGATCGCCAAGAGAACGGCTGAACTCATAGAACTACAAGAGGCTGATGAGTCCAGATTTACC TTTAGGCaccagatgaaagaaaatgaggaagaagCAGACGATTCCACCAACATGGAAGAGATAGACGCTATATTGGAGGTGGAATTTCCTGAAACAGGCTTCAATGAGGACATAGAGGAACAGGAGACTGAAGAGGCAGCGACTGAATGGATTGAGGAGGAAATAGAAGACCGCTTTGAAAAGGACTCTGCAAATATTATGTCTGTGATG GAACTCATCAGTGAATATCACATACCCAAGCTGGAATTCAATGCATCTCAAAAGCTAGAAAAAATCCAGAATCACATGCTCCACAAAATCAAGCCCATGATAACAAACAGGGAGTCACTTTTCCTATCATGTCAGCACGTCTCATACAGACTCTCACACAATCTGCTGCTCTACTCCTATAAGCTTAACAGTGCCTTTGGCTGTGCAGACCCTGTCGAG CAATACGACGAGGACATAATTCATCCAATCCAGTGGCCTCTAACTTCCTCATATTCCCTCATCCTCAGTccgtttatttacttttttcgaACCAAGGAAAACCGCAGCAAGTTCACACTGAACCCCTTAAAATACCTTCGACAGCCAACGCCCACCACTTCCTTCCCTATAAAAATAGCAGTGACTGGACCTCCTAAAGCTGGAAAAACCACTG TGTCAAAAATGTTTGCCGATAAATATGGTTTAGCTCGGCTTTCCATTGGGGCAGCAATGCGTCTGGTGTTGAACTACAAGGCGCACACCAACCTCGCTGCAGAGATGAAAAAGTATCTCACACAGGGCCTTGTTGTGCCTGATGAACTGGCTGTTCAGTGTCTGGGAGTGGCGCTCCTTAGCTCTGTATGTAGCATTCGAGG GTATGTACTGGATGGCTTTCCAATGACCCTTCACCAGGTAGAACTCATGGAGTCTCAGAACATCATACCCATACTAGTATTTGAGCTCCACATCAGTACCGTAGAGGTCCTTCTGAGAGGCCTTTCTGACAAGATGAACCCCAACAa GCCTTACCTATTACATGACAGCTCTGAGATCCTGCACAGTTGGGATTCGTCTTACAAGAAAGAGGTTGAACATGTTAGGCCATACTTCCAAGAACAGCATCAGAACTGGTTCATGCTCGATGGCTCTAAAAACAAATGGTGgctgtggaaaaatattttacaacaagTCGACATCAGTATGAAATGTGTGAATTCCTACATGAAGAGGAGATATAGTG GGAAAGCTGCCTGCATAAACAGGCTGTGCATCACACCCAAAGAGCTTAATAGTCGCATTGGGGAGTTTGGCCATTACTGTCCTGTCTGCCTTGCTCTCTTCCATCACCTGGAGGATTGCTCAGAAACTGCAGACTTGACTCATGCTGCTGAGTACAAAAAGTTGTATTATCGCCTATGTGGTGGAAACCATCTGGAG ATATTCCTGTCAAATCCTGACGAGTTTTTGGCGCCTTGTTGTCCATACAACCTCCCTGGACCCCATCTACTGCCAAGAAAGCTGACAGAGTTGCAGGTGAAAAACAAATTCCCACAGCAGATTGAGTTGAAGGGATTCTGTCCTGTCACTTTCAAGGATGGAAACCAGAG gtatGAAGCACTGGTTCGAGGACTGATGCAATATGCAGTGGAATACAAggaaaaactttacatttttgagacaaaagagaagcagcagaagttCATGAG GATGCCTGAACTCTACTGTGACCAAAAGCTGCCCTGTAAGGTTCCTCCTCTTGATGAGCCTGTTCCGCTCACTTCTCTTCCAACACTGGGCTACCTGGAACAG ggAGTGGCAGAAGCAGTGATCAAAGCCATGACAGCTGTTGGGTCTCTCAAACCAAAGTACCCTTTTGTCAGTGTAAAAAGATCAGCTCTTGTGTATGTGGCCTTCTATTTGAAAG CTTTCAATCAAAAGTCCACTGGCTGTCTTCGTCAGAAGTACAAGAAAAAACTTGCATCATTTGAAGAGAACTGTGAGCTCATAACCTACCTCAGTTCAGCAATGACAGGAGCCTATAAACCTCCCGGCGAACGTCCCATAGATTTTGACTTTAAGCTCAACAGGTTTATGGCACTGGGAGCTCCGGGAGCCACTGATAGTCTGTAG
- the ak9 gene encoding adenylate kinase 9 isoform X1, which translates to MYALVDYLTEDEAERAGLLAKPTCFVIFGRPGVGKTTLARNIAVSCKCILIDATDMINTYIKTKTQEGIELLNILNEGKSVTNDEVVQLILDRINKPDVQHYGYVLSCLPYVTEDPQEIHDQIELIKNLKLTPDFIINIKCSDIDLVKRLSGLKQHPETGQLHNLTVWQQEEELLRKSKEQEMDDADEDYEEAEEQPLSMEIFEQMVWLPEYLPQNIFAKISTYKNILLRQLEDVFSEHNPIYLLELDGNDPPGELYLSVMARLETMAIKPVSVPILLSQHVEEELTDTISTEDLLRYMTSIRIVAPGFRWRRSRWGRICPVALKEGNIIQGEIDLCVGFQDKLYILSCQDAYHKFIANPRRYLLPPMPRPPCKVGIIGFSQAGKSTMCSLLAQHYGAVVLDLEELIKPFLAKADQERFEKLRDITTPAVKSMRKKKKSRESASVAMDNPQVTALVQQAIEDAKQMAIPPFEMYVNALKDRMEEIEKMNSNSEDKTGWVLDNFPKNLSEMDVIQQVGTLPDTIICLQDTDKHYIMQRVYEKNKESVDKEIEKRLQSQPCLRSETLFKEKEEESEAQSDLLAIIEEEEELPEGMEIDYASIPEMMEYREQIEIFETEWDQMQSNITVSHFDVEIGKKSPDDLLQEIVKKMERPFQYVAWEFSSVDLTEEEEDLEALALLEEEESEESEDEDDEEEDVELASRRLLGDTKYFCPVAFKRNNVLWPVTDKISAKYRERTYYFSTIEARYSFIENPGEFVAQGELLKPPPLRIFMLGARGSGKTTNGEWLAKQLGLFHIQFKEQLQMKIMAKTYNPVPSADEAVYLKSDTEYVEEQIRVEKGEEEETENRSGNLNIDEEMFLTEDELVIKAYLAEGEPLTNQVLDMVILPYFQEEPYKSVGFIMEGFPHDPEQVDFMLERQLFPDVVVVMEVEATDVQRRLLPGYLEKWRMLYHKHEEQIKLLQHLRQKNRDEMIAKRTAELIELQEADESRFTFRHQMKENEEEADDSTNMEEIDAILEVEFPETGFNEDIEEQETEEAATEWIEEEIEDRFEKDSANIMSVMELISEYHIPKLEFNASQKLEKIQNHMLHKIKPMITNRESLFLSCQHVSYRLSHNLLLYSYKLNSAFGCADPVEQYDEDIIHPIQWPLTSSYSLILSPFIYFFRTKENRSKFTLNPLKYLRQPTPTTSFPIKIAVTGPPKAGKTTVSKMFADKYGLARLSIGAAMRLVLNYKAHTNLAAEMKKYLTQGLVVPDELAVQCLGVALLSSVCSIRGYVLDGFPMTLHQVELMESQNIIPILVFELHISTVEVLLRGLSDKMNPNKPYLLHDSSEILHSWDSSYKKEVEHVRPYFQEQHQNWFMLDGSKNKWWLWKNILQQVDISMKCVNSYMKRRYSGKAACINRLCITPKELNSRIGEFGHYCPVCLALFHHLEDCSETADLTHAAEYKKLYYRLCGGNHLEIFLSNPDEFLAPCCPYNLPGPHLLPRKLTELQVKNKFPQQIELKGFCPVTFKDGNQRYEALVRGLMQYAVEYKEKLYIFETKEKQQKFMRMPELYCDQKLPCKVPPLDEPVPLTSLPTLGYLEQGVAEAVIKAMTAVGSLKPKYPFVSVKRSALVYVAFYLKAFNQKSTGCLRQKYKKKLASFEENCELITYLSSAMTGAYKPPGERPIDFDFKLNRFMALGAPGATDSL; encoded by the exons ATGTACGCTTTGGTGGACTATCTAACAGAAGATGAAGCTGAGAGAGCGGGTCTTCTTGCCAAACCCACCTGCTTCGTTATATTTGGAAGACCA ggtGTTGGGAAAACAACATTGGCCAGAAACATTGCAGTCTCTTGCAAGTGTATTCTAATTGATG CAACAGATATGATCAACACatacattaaaaccaaaacccAGGAAGGAATAGAG CTTCTGAACATCTTGAACGAGGGGAAAAGTGTCACAAACGATGAGGTTGTGCAGTTGATTCTTGACAGAATTAACAAGCCCGATGTTCAGCACTACG GCTACGTGCTGAGCTGCCTCCCTTATGTAACAGAAGATCCCCAAGAGATCCATGACCAGATTGAATTGATCAAAAACCTCAAGCTGACGCCAGATTTCATCATTAACATCAAG TGTTCAGACATTGACCTGGTCAAAAGGTTGTCTGGTCTGAAGCAGCATCCAGAAACTGGGCAGCTACACAACCTGACTGTTTGGCAACAGGAAGAGGAGCTTCTCAGGAAGAGCAAGGAACAGGAGATGGACGATGCTGACGAAGATTACGAGGAG gctgAGGAGCAACCCCTCTCTATGGAAATATTTGAACAGATGGTGTGGTTACCAGAATACCTGccccaaaatatttttgctaaaatcaGCACTTACAAGAACATCCTGCTTAGACAGTTGGAG GACGTTTTTTCAGAACACAACCCCATCTACCTCTTGGAACTAGACGGAAACGACCCACCTGGAGAACTGTACTTg TCTGTGATGGCTCGTCTTGAAACTATGGCTATAAAGCCTGTCTCTGTTCCAATCCTGCTCAGTCAACATGTTGAGGAAGAACTAACAGACACCATTTCCACA GAAGACCTTCTAAGATACATGACCTCCATCAGAATCGTGGCCCCTGGCTTTCGGTGGAGAAGAAGCCGCTGGGGTAGAATTTGTCCAGTTGCTCTGAAGGAGGGCAACATTATTCAAGGAGAGATAGATTTGTGTGTAGG CTTTCAGGACAAGTTGTACATACTTTCATGTCAGGACGCCTACCACAAGTTTATCGCAAATCCACGCAGGTACCTACTGCCTCCAATGCCCAGACCCCCTTGCAAGGTTGGCATCATTGGCTTTTCTCAGGCTGGAAAGAGCACCATGTGCAGTCTTCTAGCTCAGCACTACGGTGCTGTGGTGCTCGATTTAGAGGAGCTGATAAAGCCATTTTTAGCCAAGGCTGACCAGGAGAGGTTCGAAAAACTTAGAGACATCACAACACCTGCTGTAAAGAGtatgaggaagaagaagaaatcgcGAGAAAGCGCTTCAG TGGCGATGGATAATCCACAAGTAACTGCTCTGGTGCAACAAGCCATTGAGGACGCGAAACAAATGGCCATACCGCCCTTTGAAATGTATGTTAATGCTCTGAAAGATCGAATGGAAGAG ATAGAGAAAATGAACTCCAATTCTGAGGACAAAACAGGATGGGTGCTTGACAACTTTCCCAAGAATCTTTCTGAAATGGATGTCATTCAGCAAGTCGGAACCCTGCCAGACACAATCATCTGTCTCCAAGACACTGATAAACATTACA TAATGCAGAGAGTTTATGAGAAGAATAAGGAAAGCGTGGACAAAGAGATTGAGAAAAGATTACAGAGCCAACCGTGTCTGCGAAGTGAAACACTTTT caaagaaaaggaggaagaatcAGAGGCCCAGTCAGACCTACTGGCGATTATCGAAGAGGAAGAGG AATTACCAGAAGGTATGGAAATTGATTACGCCAGCATTCCAGAGATGATGGAGTATAGAGAGCAAATTGAGATATTTGAGACGGAGTGGGATCAAATGCAATCGAATATAACAGTAAGCCACTTCGATGTTGAGATTGGGAAAAAAAGCCCTGACGACTTGCTTCaagaaattgtcaaaaaaatggaaa GACCATTTCAGTATGTGGCTTGGGAGTTTTCTTCAGTTGACCTGACCGAGGAGGAAGAAGATCTGGAGGCCTTAGCATTACTCGAAGAAGAAGAGAGTGAGGAATCAGAAGATGAAGACGACGAGGAAGAGGAT GTTGAACTAGCAAGCAGGAGGTTGTTGGGCGACACCAAGTATTTCTGCCCTGTTGCCTTCAAAAGAAACAATGTCCTGTGGCCAGTGACTGACAAAATCTCAGCCAAGTACCGTGAAAGAACTTATTACTTCTCCACCATAGAGGCCAGATACTCCTTCATTGAAAATCCTGGCGAATTTGTTGCACAAGGAGAGCTCCTTAAG CCTCCTCCCTTGCGAATCTTTATGCTTGGCGCGAGAGGGTCAGGAAAAACGACTAATGGTGAATGGCTTGCAAAGCAACTCGGGCTTTTCCATATTCAGTTCAAAGAGCaactgcaaatgaaaattatggCCAAGACATATAACCCAGTTCCCTCTGCTGATGAGGCCGTGTACCTAAAAAGTGATACTGAGTATGTGGAGGAGCAAATAAGAGTAGAaaagggagaggaagaggaaacagaaaatagaTCTGGCAACTTGAACATTGATgag GAGATGTTTTTGACTGAAGACGAATTAGTCATCAAAGCCTACCTAGCCGAGGGAGAGCCATTGACTAATCAAGTTTTGGATATGGTTATTTTACCTTACTTTCAAGAAGAACCATACAA GTCTGTAGGCTTCATCATGGAGGGTTTCCCCCATGATCCTGAGCAGGTGGACTTCATGTTGGAACGACAGCTATTCCctgatgttgttgttgtcatgGAAGTTGAAGCAACAGATGTCCAAAGACGCCTGTTGCCAGGCTACCTTGAGAAGTGGCGCATGCTCTACCACAAGCATGAAGAACAGATAAAACTTCTGCAACATCTGCGGCAAAAAAATCGA GATGAAATGATCGCCAAGAGAACGGCTGAACTCATAGAACTACAAGAGGCTGATGAGTCCAGATTTACC TTTAGGCaccagatgaaagaaaatgaggaagaagCAGACGATTCCACCAACATGGAAGAGATAGACGCTATATTGGAGGTGGAATTTCCTGAAACAGGCTTCAATGAGGACATAGAGGAACAGGAGACTGAAGAGGCAGCGACTGAATGGATTGAGGAGGAAATAGAAGACCGCTTTGAAAAGGACTCTGCAAATATTATGTCTGTGATG GAACTCATCAGTGAATATCACATACCCAAGCTGGAATTCAATGCATCTCAAAAGCTAGAAAAAATCCAGAATCACATGCTCCACAAAATCAAGCCCATGATAACAAACAGGGAGTCACTTTTCCTATCATGTCAGCACGTCTCATACAGACTCTCACACAATCTGCTGCTCTACTCCTATAAGCTTAACAGTGCCTTTGGCTGTGCAGACCCTGTCGAG CAATACGACGAGGACATAATTCATCCAATCCAGTGGCCTCTAACTTCCTCATATTCCCTCATCCTCAGTccgtttatttacttttttcgaACCAAGGAAAACCGCAGCAAGTTCACACTGAACCCCTTAAAATACCTTCGACAGCCAACGCCCACCACTTCCTTCCCTATAAAAATAGCAGTGACTGGACCTCCTAAAGCTGGAAAAACCACTG TGTCAAAAATGTTTGCCGATAAATATGGTTTAGCTCGGCTTTCCATTGGGGCAGCAATGCGTCTGGTGTTGAACTACAAGGCGCACACCAACCTCGCTGCAGAGATGAAAAAGTATCTCACACAGGGCCTTGTTGTGCCTGATGAACTGGCTGTTCAGTGTCTGGGAGTGGCGCTCCTTAGCTCTGTATGTAGCATTCGAGG GTATGTACTGGATGGCTTTCCAATGACCCTTCACCAGGTAGAACTCATGGAGTCTCAGAACATCATACCCATACTAGTATTTGAGCTCCACATCAGTACCGTAGAGGTCCTTCTGAGAGGCCTTTCTGACAAGATGAACCCCAACAa GCCTTACCTATTACATGACAGCTCTGAGATCCTGCACAGTTGGGATTCGTCTTACAAGAAAGAGGTTGAACATGTTAGGCCATACTTCCAAGAACAGCATCAGAACTGGTTCATGCTCGATGGCTCTAAAAACAAATGGTGgctgtggaaaaatattttacaacaagTCGACATCAGTATGAAATGTGTGAATTCCTACATGAAGAGGAGATATAGTG GGAAAGCTGCCTGCATAAACAGGCTGTGCATCACACCCAAAGAGCTTAATAGTCGCATTGGGGAGTTTGGCCATTACTGTCCTGTCTGCCTTGCTCTCTTCCATCACCTGGAGGATTGCTCAGAAACTGCAGACTTGACTCATGCTGCTGAGTACAAAAAGTTGTATTATCGCCTATGTGGTGGAAACCATCTGGAG ATATTCCTGTCAAATCCTGACGAGTTTTTGGCGCCTTGTTGTCCATACAACCTCCCTGGACCCCATCTACTGCCAAGAAAGCTGACAGAGTTGCAGGTGAAAAACAAATTCCCACAGCAGATTGAGTTGAAGGGATTCTGTCCTGTCACTTTCAAGGATGGAAACCAGAG gtatGAAGCACTGGTTCGAGGACTGATGCAATATGCAGTGGAATACAAggaaaaactttacatttttgagacaaaagagaagcagcagaagttCATGAG GATGCCTGAACTCTACTGTGACCAAAAGCTGCCCTGTAAGGTTCCTCCTCTTGATGAGCCTGTTCCGCTCACTTCTCTTCCAACACTGGGCTACCTGGAACAG ggAGTGGCAGAAGCAGTGATCAAAGCCATGACAGCTGTTGGGTCTCTCAAACCAAAGTACCCTTTTGTCAGTGTAAAAAGATCAGCTCTTGTGTATGTGGCCTTCTATTTGAAAG CTTTCAATCAAAAGTCCACTGGCTGTCTTCGTCAGAAGTACAAGAAAAAACTTGCATCATTTGAAGAGAACTGTGAGCTCATAACCTACCTCAGTTCAGCAATGACAGGAGCCTATAAACCTCCCGGCGAACGTCCCATAGATTTTGACTTTAAGCTCAACAGGTTTATGGCACTGGGAGCTCCGGGAGCCACTGATAGTCTGTAG